The following proteins are co-located in the Streptomyces sp. NBC_01198 genome:
- a CDS encoding ATP-binding SpoIIE family protein phosphatase, translating to MGPVSAALLLESEDVNAFRDEPEAARGAAAALGRRIGLSEQRTGELVLAVAEIGTNLRKHAEEGTLLLRVLRTADVAGVELLAIDSGPGIADVALALRDGESSTGTLGIGLGAVRRLSDAFELHSVPGRGTVLLARFWPRGTPPRLTGNEPAVAGITRPMSGEQECGDAWATRADTGAAPAAAPEPQPQPRAQANAPGSLMDWSVLTGRRARSADSPAPAAPATRFEGSVSAVAPGPGDAVLVMLCDGLGHGPLAATAGREAVNAFRAGRSRTPEQAVQEIHRALARTRGAALAVVRIERAGGELTFCGVGNIAAALVTPDSRTNLLSQPGIVGHQMHRLRTYRHALPEDGTLVMHSDGLSERWRPADLAPVLSRPATLIAAHLLRQAGTRRDDASVVVAKGLW from the coding sequence GTGGGCCCGGTGAGCGCCGCCCTGCTGCTGGAGAGCGAGGACGTGAACGCGTTCCGCGACGAGCCGGAGGCAGCCCGCGGCGCCGCGGCGGCACTGGGCCGCCGGATCGGACTGAGCGAGCAGCGCACCGGTGAGCTCGTGCTGGCCGTCGCCGAGATCGGGACCAACCTCCGCAAGCACGCGGAGGAGGGCACCCTGCTGCTGCGGGTGCTGCGCACCGCGGACGTGGCCGGGGTGGAGCTGCTCGCCATCGACAGCGGGCCCGGCATCGCCGATGTCGCCCTGGCGCTGCGCGACGGCGAGTCCAGCACCGGCACCCTCGGCATCGGTCTGGGAGCGGTGCGCCGGCTGTCCGACGCCTTCGAGCTGCATTCGGTTCCCGGCCGGGGCACGGTCCTGCTGGCCAGGTTCTGGCCGCGCGGCACCCCGCCGCGCCTGACCGGGAACGAACCCGCCGTGGCGGGCATCACGCGCCCGATGAGCGGGGAGCAGGAGTGCGGCGACGCCTGGGCGACGCGTGCCGACACCGGTGCGGCTCCCGCCGCCGCCCCCGAGCCGCAACCGCAGCCACGGGCGCAGGCCAACGCCCCCGGGTCCCTGATGGACTGGTCCGTGCTGACCGGCCGGCGGGCCCGCTCGGCCGACTCCCCCGCGCCTGCCGCGCCGGCCACCCGCTTCGAGGGGTCGGTGTCCGCAGTGGCGCCGGGGCCCGGCGACGCGGTGCTGGTGATGCTCTGCGACGGTCTCGGCCACGGCCCGCTGGCGGCGACCGCGGGGCGGGAAGCCGTCAACGCCTTCCGCGCCGGGCGGTCGCGCACCCCCGAGCAGGCGGTCCAGGAGATCCACCGGGCGCTGGCCAGGACCCGCGGGGCGGCGCTGGCGGTCGTGCGGATCGAACGGGCCGGCGGGGAGCTGACGTTCTGCGGGGTGGGCAACATCGCCGCCGCCCTGGTCACCCCGGACAGCCGCACCAACCTGCTGTCCCAGCCGGGCATCGTGGGCCACCAGATGCACCGGCTGCGGACCTACCGGCACGCGCTGCCCGAGGACGGCACGCTCGTGATGCACTCCGACGGCCTGAGCGAGCGCTGGCGTCCCGCAGATCTCGCCCCGGTCCTGTCCCGCCCGGCGACGCTGATCGCGGCCCATCTGCTGCGCCAGGCGGGCACGCGCAGGGACGACGCCAGCGTCGTGGTCGCCAAGGGGTTGTGGTGA
- a CDS encoding PP2C family protein-serine/threonine phosphatase — MTWERQPGPAGGRHERDEIVLLAMTVGSEQDVFTLRRQAKTAAVAAGLERHDQVRLATALSELGRDLLRPAPMTATFLLDPRPWSVLRVEFRWTDSRAPGRESLDAVTRLLPRTTYEPGSGADGTAGGGPGGRVVVACPLPRSVDGVEPARQAEGIRARLRADGPTSAIDDLRAQTQDLLAALEESRAQRDELEQLNQELQETNQGVMALYAELSQELDETNRGVVALYSEEHQLALTLQRTFLPDTLPTAAGVNLAVRYLPAASQTEIGGDFYEAVDTPTGLLLAVGDVVGHSLQAAIVMGELRHALRAYTAEGHPPHVLLERLDGLMDRHQPGWTATVCIILIEPGNDRFTVANAGHIPPLLMPADGEASYIHEHGPMLGLKLPQPCGTVHKLAPGDRILLFTDGLVETRGTDLRERMAELRGVAVGAPDAPDRLCDTLVNTFSGQQEDDIVVFVAHVDGKEVTG, encoded by the coding sequence GTGACCTGGGAACGCCAACCGGGCCCCGCCGGGGGCAGGCACGAACGTGACGAGATCGTCCTGCTGGCGATGACCGTCGGCAGCGAGCAGGACGTCTTCACCCTGCGCAGGCAGGCCAAGACCGCCGCGGTGGCCGCGGGTCTCGAACGGCACGACCAGGTCCGGCTGGCCACCGCGCTGAGCGAGCTCGGCCGCGACCTGCTGCGCCCGGCCCCGATGACGGCCACCTTCCTGCTGGACCCGCGCCCCTGGTCCGTGCTGCGGGTGGAGTTCCGCTGGACGGACTCGCGGGCCCCGGGCCGTGAGTCGCTGGACGCGGTGACCCGGCTGCTGCCGCGCACCACGTACGAACCGGGCTCCGGCGCCGACGGTACGGCGGGCGGCGGCCCCGGCGGGCGGGTCGTCGTCGCGTGCCCGCTGCCGAGGTCGGTCGACGGGGTCGAGCCGGCCCGGCAGGCCGAGGGCATCCGGGCCAGGCTGCGGGCCGACGGGCCGACCAGCGCGATCGACGACCTGCGCGCGCAGACGCAGGACCTGCTCGCCGCCCTGGAGGAGTCCCGCGCCCAGCGTGACGAGCTCGAACAGCTCAACCAGGAGCTCCAGGAGACCAACCAGGGCGTGATGGCGCTGTACGCCGAACTCTCCCAGGAGCTGGACGAGACCAACCGCGGTGTCGTGGCGCTCTACAGCGAGGAGCACCAGCTCGCCCTGACCCTGCAGCGCACCTTCCTGCCCGACACGCTGCCGACCGCGGCCGGGGTGAACCTGGCGGTGCGCTACCTGCCCGCGGCCAGCCAGACCGAGATCGGCGGGGACTTCTACGAAGCCGTCGACACGCCCACCGGGCTGCTGCTGGCGGTCGGCGACGTGGTGGGCCACTCGCTGCAGGCCGCCATCGTCATGGGCGAGCTCCGGCACGCGCTGCGGGCCTACACCGCGGAGGGCCACCCGCCGCACGTCCTGCTGGAACGGCTCGACGGCCTGATGGACCGCCACCAGCCAGGCTGGACCGCCACGGTGTGCATCATCCTGATCGAGCCCGGCAACGACCGCTTCACCGTCGCCAACGCCGGACACATCCCGCCGCTGCTGATGCCGGCCGACGGGGAGGCCTCGTACATCCACGAGCACGGCCCGATGCTCGGCCTGAAACTCCCCCAGCCCTGCGGCACCGTGCACAAGCTCGCCCCGGGCGACCGGATCCTGCTGTTCACCGACGGGCTCGTCGAGACCCGTGGCACCGACCTGCGCGAGCGGATGGCCGAACTGCGCGGCGTGGCGGTCGGCGCGCCCGACGCCCCCGACCGGCTGTGTGACACCCTCGTGAACACCTTCAGCGGACAACAGGAGGACGACATCGTCGTCTTCGTCGCCCATGTGGACGGGAAAGAGGTGACCGGATGA
- a CDS encoding STAS domain-containing protein encodes MTGRNENTTAPHGAGTGQVPGSLSVELEADGRTRVLVLSGELDYGSASVLREWMGRALDADGVHVVVDCAGLTFCDSAGLNVLVGARSIAVDRGAALTLAAVQPSVERVLEMSGVDTIVAVRATRREALDRVPPAGPGESG; translated from the coding sequence ATGACCGGCCGGAACGAGAACACGACAGCACCGCACGGCGCCGGCACCGGGCAGGTGCCGGGCAGCCTGTCGGTGGAACTGGAGGCCGACGGCAGAACCAGGGTCCTGGTGCTGAGCGGAGAGCTGGACTACGGTAGCGCCTCGGTTCTGCGGGAGTGGATGGGCCGTGCCCTGGACGCCGACGGCGTCCACGTGGTGGTCGACTGCGCCGGTCTGACGTTCTGCGACTCGGCCGGGCTGAACGTCCTGGTCGGCGCGCGGAGCATCGCGGTGGACCGGGGCGCCGCGCTCACCCTCGCGGCGGTGCAGCCGTCGGTGGAGCGCGTGCTGGAGATGTCGGGTGTGGACACGATCGTGGCCGTGCGCGCCACCCGTCGTGAAGCACTGGACCGGGTGCCTCCGGCCGGCCCCGGGGAGTCCGGATGA
- a CDS encoding ATP-binding protein — translation MSESTSAAGMDGVFRLDLEADGGAVVAGREFARQALTELGWLPAADTRAQTAADDVLLLVSELVTNACRHGKAPYHLVLRGTEAGVRVEMADSGSELPTLAPDRPTVPGGFGIRLVVRLAHAWGVTEGPTGKVVWLEVGR, via the coding sequence ATGAGCGAGTCGACGTCGGCCGCCGGGATGGACGGCGTGTTCCGCCTGGATCTGGAGGCGGACGGCGGCGCAGTGGTGGCGGGACGCGAGTTCGCCCGGCAGGCCCTCACCGAGCTCGGCTGGCTGCCGGCGGCCGACACGCGCGCGCAGACGGCGGCGGACGACGTTCTGCTGCTGGTGTCGGAACTGGTGACGAACGCCTGCCGGCACGGGAAGGCTCCGTATCACCTGGTGCTGCGCGGCACCGAGGCCGGCGTGCGGGTGGAGATGGCCGACTCCGGCTCTGAGCTGCCCACGCTGGCGCCCGACCGGCCCACGGTCCCGGGCGGTTTCGGCATACGCCTGGTGGTCAGGCTCGCGCACGCCTGGGGCGTCACGGAAGGCCCCACGGGCAAGGTCGTCTGGCTGGAGGTCGGCCGCTGA
- a CDS encoding SH3 domain-containing protein, with translation MQLFGTSKLIATVALTAGAAALSVLGAAPAGASPTGLVPASVRAAAPVDGRVVSNLPLTIRSAATTNSTALGSYAPGTIVHLTCKKNGQVVDGNPRWYKLSDRTGWLAARYVLNLGTVPWC, from the coding sequence ATGCAGCTGTTCGGCACGTCGAAGTTGATCGCCACCGTCGCGTTGACCGCGGGGGCGGCCGCCCTGAGCGTACTGGGAGCCGCGCCGGCAGGCGCCAGCCCCACCGGCCTCGTGCCCGCGTCCGTACGGGCCGCCGCACCGGTCGACGGCAGGGTCGTCTCGAATCTGCCCCTGACCATCCGCAGCGCGGCCACCACGAACTCCACAGCCCTGGGCAGTTACGCGCCGGGGACCATCGTCCACCTCACCTGCAAGAAGAACGGGCAGGTCGTCGACGGCAACCCGCGCTGGTACAAGCTGTCCGACCGGACCGGCTGGCTGGCGGCGCGCTACGTCCTCAACCTCGGCACCGTGCCGTGGTGCTGA
- the ctaD gene encoding aa3-type cytochrome oxidase subunit I, whose protein sequence is MTTSDTPETADLDESYADEVPAKRKRPGSLIVNWASSTDHKTIGTLYLTTSFAFFIVAGVMALLMRAELARPGTQFLSNEQYNQAFTMHGTAMLLMFATPLFAGFTNWIMPLQIGAPDVAFPRLNMFAYWLYLFGSLIAMGGFVTPQGAADFGWFAYSPLSSAVHTPGVGGDMWTMGLAFSGFGTILGAVNFITTIICMRAPGMTMFRMPIFVWNVLLTSVLVILAFPVLAGALLALEADRKFGAHIFDSANGGALLWQHLFWFFGHPEVYIIALPFFGIVSEILPVFARKPMFGYIGLVAATISIAGLSVTVWAHHMYVTGGVLLPFFSFVTFLIAVPTGVKFFNWIGTMWKGSLSFETPMLWSVGFLVTFLFGGLTGVILAAPPLDFHVSDSYFVVAHFHYVVFGTVVFAMFAGFHFWWPKMTGKMLDERLGKMTFWSLFLGFHGTFLVQHWLGAEGMPRRYADYLAQDGFTTLNTVSTISSFLLGLSMLPFFYNVWKTAKYGKKVEVDDPWGYGRSLEWATSCPPPRHNFTSLPRIRSESPAFDLHHPSISAVDDATNRPDKSITIAPGDKQK, encoded by the coding sequence GTGACCACTAGCGACACCCCGGAGACCGCCGACCTCGACGAGTCCTACGCGGACGAAGTACCCGCCAAACGCAAGCGCCCCGGCAGCCTGATCGTGAACTGGGCCTCCAGCACCGATCACAAGACGATCGGCACCCTGTACCTGACCACGTCCTTCGCCTTCTTCATCGTCGCCGGGGTCATGGCGCTGCTGATGCGGGCCGAACTCGCAAGGCCCGGAACCCAGTTCCTGTCCAACGAGCAGTACAACCAGGCCTTCACGATGCACGGCACCGCGATGCTCCTGATGTTCGCGACGCCGCTCTTCGCCGGTTTCACCAACTGGATCATGCCGCTGCAGATCGGCGCGCCCGACGTGGCGTTCCCGCGGCTGAACATGTTCGCCTACTGGCTCTACCTGTTCGGCTCGCTCATCGCGATGGGCGGCTTCGTCACCCCGCAGGGCGCGGCCGACTTCGGCTGGTTCGCGTACTCGCCGCTGTCCAGCGCGGTCCACACCCCCGGCGTAGGCGGGGACATGTGGACCATGGGGCTGGCCTTCTCCGGTTTCGGCACCATCCTCGGTGCGGTCAACTTCATCACCACGATCATCTGCATGCGCGCGCCCGGTATGACGATGTTCCGCATGCCGATCTTCGTGTGGAACGTGCTGCTCACCTCGGTGCTCGTGATCCTCGCGTTCCCGGTCCTGGCCGGCGCGCTGCTGGCACTCGAAGCGGACCGAAAATTCGGCGCGCACATCTTCGACTCCGCCAATGGCGGCGCCCTGCTCTGGCAGCACCTGTTCTGGTTCTTCGGCCATCCCGAGGTGTACATCATCGCGTTGCCGTTCTTCGGCATCGTCTCGGAGATCCTGCCGGTCTTCGCCCGCAAGCCGATGTTCGGCTACATCGGGCTGGTGGCGGCCACCATCTCCATCGCGGGCCTGTCGGTGACGGTGTGGGCGCACCACATGTACGTCACCGGCGGTGTGCTGCTGCCGTTCTTCTCCTTCGTGACCTTCCTGATCGCGGTGCCCACCGGTGTGAAGTTCTTCAACTGGATCGGCACGATGTGGAAGGGGTCACTGAGTTTCGAGACGCCGATGCTCTGGTCGGTGGGATTCCTGGTGACCTTCCTCTTCGGCGGTCTGACCGGTGTCATCCTGGCCGCGCCGCCGCTGGACTTCCACGTGTCCGACTCGTACTTCGTGGTGGCCCATTTCCACTACGTGGTCTTCGGCACGGTGGTCTTCGCGATGTTCGCCGGATTCCACTTCTGGTGGCCGAAGATGACCGGCAAGATGCTCGACGAGCGGCTGGGGAAGATGACCTTCTGGTCGCTCTTCCTCGGCTTCCACGGCACCTTCCTGGTCCAGCACTGGCTGGGCGCCGAGGGAATGCCGCGGCGCTACGCCGACTATCTGGCCCAGGACGGATTCACCACGCTGAACACGGTCTCCACGATCAGCTCGTTCCTGCTCGGCCTGTCGATGCTGCCGTTCTTCTACAACGTGTGGAAGACCGCGAAGTACGGCAAGAAGGTCGAGGTGGACGACCCCTGGGGCTACGGCCGTTCCCTGGAGTGGGCGACGTCCTGCCCGCCGCCGCGGCACAACTTCACCTCGCTGCCGCGTATCCGTTCCGAATCCCCGGCGTTCGACCTGCACCACCCCTCGATCTCCGCCGTGGACGACGCCACGAACCGTCCGGACAAGTCGATCACCATCGCTCCCGGCGACAAGCAGAAGTGA
- a CDS encoding DUF2795 domain-containing protein: MADQGTNKTGFVRDDELKREMQGELQGNRTQRSDDSFDPEPSGEDPPLAELRPADQGGGAPPGMTPLDVSVRSELARHLERGVFPAQRDGLLDALRRNQAPDSVVNLVEDLPTGERYTNVQDVMRAMGLGVEDRRA, encoded by the coding sequence ATGGCGGATCAGGGCACCAACAAGACCGGCTTCGTCCGCGACGACGAGCTCAAGCGGGAGATGCAGGGCGAGCTGCAGGGCAACCGGACGCAGCGGTCGGACGACTCCTTCGACCCGGAGCCGTCCGGCGAGGACCCGCCCCTCGCGGAGCTGCGTCCCGCCGACCAGGGCGGGGGCGCGCCGCCCGGCATGACGCCGCTGGACGTGTCCGTCCGCAGTGAACTCGCCCGCCATCTGGAGCGGGGCGTCTTCCCCGCGCAACGGGACGGTCTGCTGGACGCCCTGCGCCGCAACCAGGCGCCGGACTCCGTGGTGAACCTCGTCGAGGACCTGCCCACCGGCGAGCGCTACACGAACGTGCAGGACGTCATGCGCGCCATGGGCCTCGGCGTCGAGGACCGCCGTGCCTGA
- a CDS encoding AI-2E family transporter has translation MSDIPARAIPRPGSAAQEPHRPDTAPAPAEREARRAAGVAAADRDRAGEDRTAEAPGEGADVQAVVQAAAPAAGGRLRRPVRTAAVQRSWFQIGFGLALGAILAWLLVQTVLKLSELLTLLLLAVFIAVSLEPVVAWLGRLGLRRGWSVAAVLAGFAGVLAGFLALIIPPVTDAVNALSDGVPRWRQQLHDHHSTLGRLEDHYHIIEKAQSKLSSGGASQVAGGVLGAGQLVISLITSTVIVITVTLYVMAALPTIKQFCYRFVPGTRRPRVQAVTEEILRRVGRYMLGNIVTSAIAGLATFVWCEVIGVPYAAALGIFVALMDMVPVIGSTVGGIVVSVVALTVSLPVALATAAFYVGFRVAEDYLIMPRAMKFAVDVHPVVTVVAVLAGGSLLGIIGGLVAIPAAVALGIVLDEYVFPRTDAS, from the coding sequence GTGTCCGACATACCGGCCCGAGCGATACCGAGGCCCGGTTCCGCAGCCCAGGAGCCGCACCGGCCCGACACCGCACCGGCCCCGGCAGAGCGGGAGGCCCGGCGGGCGGCCGGTGTCGCGGCGGCCGACCGGGACCGCGCCGGGGAGGACCGGACCGCGGAGGCGCCCGGCGAGGGCGCGGACGTCCAGGCCGTCGTCCAGGCCGCCGCTCCGGCCGCCGGAGGGAGGCTGCGCCGGCCGGTGCGGACGGCCGCCGTCCAGCGGTCCTGGTTCCAGATCGGCTTCGGGCTGGCACTCGGGGCGATCCTGGCGTGGCTGCTGGTCCAGACGGTGCTCAAGCTGAGCGAGCTGCTGACACTCCTGCTGCTCGCGGTCTTCATCGCGGTCAGCCTGGAGCCCGTCGTGGCCTGGCTGGGACGGCTCGGCCTGCGCCGGGGCTGGTCGGTGGCAGCGGTGCTCGCCGGGTTCGCCGGTGTGCTTGCCGGGTTCCTGGCCCTGATCATCCCGCCGGTCACCGACGCGGTGAACGCGCTGAGCGACGGCGTACCGCGCTGGCGGCAGCAGCTGCACGACCACCACTCCACCCTGGGGAGGCTGGAGGACCACTACCACATCATCGAGAAGGCGCAGTCGAAGCTCAGCTCCGGCGGCGCCTCCCAGGTGGCCGGCGGTGTGCTGGGGGCCGGTCAGCTGGTGATCAGCCTCATCACCTCGACGGTCATCGTGATCACCGTGACCCTCTACGTGATGGCGGCGCTGCCCACCATCAAGCAGTTCTGCTACCGCTTCGTCCCCGGCACCCGGCGTCCCCGCGTGCAGGCCGTCACCGAGGAGATCCTCCGGCGGGTCGGCCGCTACATGCTCGGCAACATCGTGACCTCGGCGATCGCCGGCCTTGCCACCTTCGTGTGGTGCGAGGTCATCGGCGTCCCCTACGCGGCCGCGCTGGGCATCTTCGTGGCGCTGATGGACATGGTGCCGGTGATCGGCTCGACCGTCGGCGGCATCGTGGTCAGCGTGGTGGCGCTGACCGTGTCCCTGCCGGTGGCCCTGGCCACGGCGGCCTTCTACGTCGGGTTCCGGGTCGCCGAGGACTACCTGATCATGCCCCGGGCCATGAAGTTCGCGGTGGACGTGCACCCCGTGGTGACCGTGGTCGCGGTGCTGGCCGGCGGGTCACTGCTGGGGATCATCGGCGGCCTGGTGGCGATCCCGGCCGCCGTGGCGCTCGGGATCGTGCTCGACGAGTACGTCTTCCCCCGCACCGACGCCTCCTAG
- a CDS encoding HAD family hydrolase: MTTPETPGEDADGAVLFDIDGTLMDTVYLHTIAWWEALRQQGAQVPMARIHRSIGMGSDHLLDALLGTERDHDGDEALSAAHDTLYAQFWSRLTPLPGAHDLLRACAVRGWRVVLASSAKEKEAEVMIGALDAGDAIAAVTTSSDVSSSKPAPDLVQQALEKAGVPAERAVFVGDATWDGEAARKAGVRCLGVLTGGWTREELRETGMAAVYDSPADLLAHLDDSLLAAPPGWA; this comes from the coding sequence ATGACCACGCCCGAGACACCCGGCGAGGACGCCGATGGAGCGGTGCTGTTCGACATCGACGGCACCCTGATGGACACCGTCTACCTGCACACGATCGCCTGGTGGGAGGCCCTGCGGCAGCAGGGGGCCCAGGTGCCCATGGCCCGGATCCACCGCAGCATCGGCATGGGCAGCGACCACCTGCTTGACGCCCTGCTCGGCACCGAGCGGGACCACGACGGGGACGAGGCGCTCAGCGCGGCCCACGACACCCTCTACGCGCAGTTCTGGTCCCGGCTGACCCCGCTGCCCGGCGCGCACGATCTGCTGCGGGCGTGTGCCGTACGCGGCTGGCGGGTGGTGCTGGCCTCGTCGGCCAAGGAGAAGGAGGCCGAGGTGATGATCGGTGCCCTCGACGCGGGCGACGCGATCGCGGCGGTCACCACCTCCTCCGACGTCTCGTCCAGCAAGCCGGCCCCGGACCTCGTCCAGCAGGCACTGGAGAAGGCCGGCGTGCCGGCCGAACGGGCGGTCTTCGTCGGGGACGCGACCTGGGACGGCGAGGCGGCCCGCAAGGCAGGCGTGCGCTGCCTCGGGGTGCTGACCGGCGGCTGGACCCGCGAGGAGCTGCGCGAGACCGGAATGGCGGCCGTCTACGACTCACCCGCCGACCTGCTCGCCCACCTGGACGACAGCCTGCTCGCCGCCCCGCCCGGCTGGGCCTGA
- a CDS encoding DUF4235 domain-containing protein: MKGAALAYKPVGLILGAVSGAVAGAVFRQSWKLVTHEDEAPDATDKDRGWQEILLAAAVQGAIFAVVKATVERGGAHVVQRMTGSWPE; encoded by the coding sequence ATGAAGGGCGCGGCGCTTGCGTACAAGCCCGTCGGGCTGATCCTCGGGGCCGTCAGCGGGGCCGTGGCCGGTGCGGTGTTCCGGCAGTCGTGGAAGCTGGTGACCCACGAGGACGAGGCCCCGGACGCCACCGACAAGGATCGCGGATGGCAGGAGATCCTGCTCGCGGCGGCCGTGCAGGGCGCCATCTTCGCGGTGGTCAAGGCCACCGTCGAGCGGGGCGGCGCCCACGTGGTGCAGCGTATGACCGGCAGCTGGCCCGAATGA